One Micromonospora sp. WMMD1120 genomic region harbors:
- a CDS encoding cupin domain-containing protein — protein sequence MIPDDDPSRSLTVADPDDPGTTYISLVGNTYGMLITGEQTNGRYCLIDMRVPDGGGPPPHRHDFEEMFTILEGEIEFTFRGERHTVRAGSTVNIPANAPHHFRNVSGAPARMLCMCTPAGQDEYFMRIGDVVAGKDAPPPRLTPDEMAERRRRAADLASTYRSEFL from the coding sequence GACCCCGACGATCCCGGTACGACCTACATCTCGTTGGTCGGCAACACCTACGGCATGTTGATCACTGGTGAGCAGACCAACGGCAGGTACTGCCTGATCGACATGCGCGTCCCCGACGGTGGCGGGCCGCCGCCGCACCGGCACGACTTCGAGGAGATGTTCACGATCCTGGAGGGCGAGATCGAGTTCACCTTCCGGGGTGAGCGGCACACCGTACGGGCCGGCTCCACTGTCAACATCCCGGCCAACGCGCCGCACCACTTCCGCAACGTCTCGGGAGCGCCGGCCCGGATGCTCTGCATGTGCACACCGGCCGGGCAGGACGAGTACTTCATGCGCATCGGTGACGTGGTCGCGGGCAAGGACGCGCCGCCGCCGCGGCTGACACCGGACGAGATGGCGGAGCGCCGCCGCCGCGCGGCGGACCTGGCCTCGACGTACCGCAGCGAGTTCCTCTGA
- a CDS encoding NAD(P)H-binding protein, whose amino-acid sequence MRILVIGGSGLIGAQVVNVLRERGHTATTVARTARPGVDHLADVGAASVDDLRSLLAGHDGVVYATRTDEQRPLPRPIYPRFRQDNVEPVVRLCTAARLEGLTRAVVMGSYYTYFDRLHPRWRLAERHTYIRCRLEQAREGRAAAGPDLPVAVLELPFVFGRAGDRLPNWSGPLDRWARSRTPLVAPTGGSAAASARSVADIAVDALEQASGADIPVADVNLTWADMLARIAEAVGRRRRVARLPAGVARAALRLGGAAQALGGKESGINPRHVADLLLTDLFVEPTTGRSLDAALRETFPADNDR is encoded by the coding sequence GTGCGGATTCTCGTGATCGGTGGCAGTGGCCTGATCGGCGCCCAGGTGGTGAACGTGCTGCGCGAGCGCGGCCACACCGCGACCACCGTGGCGCGTACCGCCCGACCGGGCGTCGACCACCTGGCCGACGTCGGCGCCGCCTCCGTCGACGACCTGCGGTCGTTGCTGGCCGGCCACGACGGTGTCGTGTACGCCACCCGCACCGACGAGCAGCGACCGCTGCCCCGACCGATCTACCCCCGGTTCCGCCAGGACAACGTCGAACCGGTGGTCCGCCTGTGCACCGCCGCCCGCCTGGAGGGCCTGACCAGGGCCGTCGTCATGGGCTCCTACTACACCTACTTCGACAGGCTGCACCCACGGTGGCGTCTCGCCGAGCGGCACACGTACATCCGCTGCCGGCTGGAGCAGGCCCGGGAGGGGCGCGCGGCGGCCGGCCCGGACCTGCCGGTCGCCGTCCTGGAGCTGCCCTTCGTCTTCGGTCGCGCCGGCGACCGGCTGCCCAACTGGTCCGGTCCGCTGGATCGGTGGGCGCGCTCGCGTACCCCTCTGGTCGCCCCCACCGGTGGCAGCGCCGCGGCCTCGGCCCGCAGCGTCGCGGACATCGCGGTCGACGCCCTGGAACAGGCCAGCGGCGCGGACATCCCGGTCGCCGACGTCAACCTCACCTGGGCCGACATGCTCGCCCGCATCGCCGAGGCGGTCGGTCGGCGCCGCCGCGTCGCCCGCCTACCGGCGGGCGTGGCGCGGGCCGCCCTCCGCCTCGGCGGCGCGGCGCAGGCCCTCGGCGGCAAGGAGTCGGGAATCAACCCCCGCCATGTCGCCGACCTCCTGCTCACCGACCTGTTCGTCGAGCCGACCACCGGCCGCTCGCTGGACGCGGCGCTGCGCGAGACCTTCCCCGCCGACAACGACCGCTGA
- a CDS encoding VOC family protein gives MAVKSPGRGGADAAAARYDENVHPEVIAMSAPESVPRLGSVVFDGTDARALAEFYRHLLGYVYRPGDEPPAAGQDDERGRDWLVLRSPDGGSQLAFQQVDDLPEATWPKNDVPQQLHLDLTVGSVPELLVQHERVLRLGGRLRYDRIEDPEEPLRVYADPAGHPFCILVG, from the coding sequence GTGGCTGTCAAGTCTCCGGGCCGCGGCGGTGCGGATGCGGCGGCGGCCCGGTACGACGAGAATGTGCACCCGGAGGTGATCGCGATGAGCGCACCGGAGAGCGTGCCCCGGCTGGGGTCGGTGGTGTTCGACGGCACCGACGCGCGGGCCCTGGCGGAGTTCTATCGACACCTGCTCGGCTACGTGTACCGGCCCGGCGACGAGCCACCGGCGGCCGGTCAGGACGACGAGCGTGGTCGGGACTGGTTGGTGCTGAGGTCTCCCGACGGCGGCTCCCAGCTCGCGTTCCAGCAGGTGGACGATCTGCCGGAAGCGACCTGGCCGAAGAACGACGTCCCCCAGCAGCTGCATCTGGATCTGACCGTCGGGTCGGTGCCGGAGTTGCTGGTGCAGCACGAGCGCGTGCTGCGCCTCGGCGGCCGGTTGCGGTACGACCGCATCGAGGACCCGGAGGAACCGCTGCGCGTGTACGCCGACCCGGCGGGTCATCCGTTCTGCATACTCGTGGGGTGA
- a CDS encoding acyltransferase domain-containing protein — MDLDDIAARLGVPVEEVERVHRLAGDRPSAPLPAKADAPAMLDRLAVPPTDAAEIMRGWPDPDSPLWTPELRWLLDRTIALVRADLAGYEWLPPGPDLPRDRGPAWRHLFVYAYLALVDVVRAYHTEHGIPDAVSWVTLADLGRNLAIDRRMHGEGWPIMQSWLTLHVRGSVYELGRLQHQRGDGAIGLHVPDSGPLTPEAVAASLDEARAFFPRHFPDERYTAFSCASWLLDPQLREYLPADSNIIRFQRMFELEPYREDDGPNGDVEVLRFGFRTLSTPLDELPRRTALQRAIIDHLRAGGHWHWRHGRFPLQRRR; from the coding sequence GTGGACCTGGACGACATCGCCGCCCGGCTCGGGGTGCCCGTCGAGGAGGTCGAGCGCGTCCACCGGCTCGCCGGCGACCGGCCGTCGGCTCCGCTGCCGGCCAAGGCCGACGCGCCCGCGATGCTGGACCGGCTCGCGGTGCCACCGACCGACGCGGCCGAGATCATGCGGGGTTGGCCCGACCCCGACTCCCCGCTGTGGACGCCCGAGCTGCGCTGGCTGCTGGACCGCACGATCGCCCTGGTCCGCGCCGACCTCGCCGGCTACGAGTGGCTGCCGCCCGGCCCGGACCTGCCGCGCGACCGGGGGCCGGCCTGGCGGCACCTCTTCGTCTACGCGTACCTGGCGCTCGTCGACGTGGTGCGGGCCTACCACACCGAGCACGGCATCCCCGACGCCGTGTCCTGGGTGACCCTCGCGGACCTGGGCCGCAACCTCGCGATCGACAGGCGGATGCACGGCGAGGGCTGGCCGATCATGCAGAGCTGGCTGACGCTGCACGTGCGGGGCAGCGTCTACGAGTTGGGCCGGCTCCAGCACCAGCGCGGCGACGGCGCCATCGGCCTGCACGTCCCCGATTCCGGGCCGCTGACCCCGGAGGCCGTCGCGGCGTCACTCGACGAGGCCCGCGCGTTCTTTCCCCGGCACTTCCCCGACGAGCGCTACACGGCGTTCTCCTGCGCCTCGTGGCTGCTCGACCCGCAGCTACGGGAATACCTCCCGGCGGACTCCAACATCATCCGGTTCCAGCGGATGTTCGAGTTGGAGCCCTACCGGGAGGACGACGGCCCGAACGGCGACGTCGAGGTGCTGCGGTTCGGGTTCCGCACGTTGAGCACGCCGTTGGACGAGTTGCCCCGCCGCACCGCGCTCCAGCGGGCGATCATCGACCACCTGCGCGCCGGCGGGCACTGGCACTGGCGCCACGGCCGCTTCCCGCTCCAGCGCCGTCGGTGA
- a CDS encoding nuclear transport factor 2 family protein yields the protein MADITLPKAVENFVAAINAHDANALAAVFGDGATVRDVGTTYAGTAEIRDWIQRQLINPRIVITPTSFAGDRLVASGDGDFPGAPLSFALVFGIKDDQVTNLAIDPV from the coding sequence ATGGCCGACATCACCCTTCCCAAGGCTGTCGAGAACTTCGTCGCGGCCATCAACGCGCACGACGCGAACGCGCTGGCCGCGGTCTTCGGCGACGGGGCCACCGTGCGCGATGTGGGGACGACCTACGCTGGCACGGCCGAGATCCGCGACTGGATCCAGCGACAACTGATCAACCCCAGGATCGTGATCACGCCGACCTCGTTCGCGGGTGACCGGCTGGTGGCCTCCGGGGACGGAGACTTCCCCGGCGCGCCGCTGTCCTTCGCCCTGGTGTTCGGCATCAAGGACGACCAGGTCACCAACCTCGCCATCGACCCCGTCTGA
- a CDS encoding nuclear transport factor 2 family protein has protein sequence MTIENKQIVGRALATLVDSGDVDSLAALLSEDFVHHRSDSTTATKAQWLARVRAALSQTAGMRVDVVHLLADEDRVVVHSRRWLPDTGPELVVVDVLRVADGLITEVWEVIEPAADAAANTLWWATARQPQPVGDAAATDGT, from the coding sequence ATGACCATCGAGAACAAGCAGATCGTCGGACGCGCGCTGGCGACGCTGGTCGACAGCGGCGACGTCGACAGCCTCGCTGCCCTGCTCAGCGAGGACTTCGTCCACCACCGATCGGACTCGACGACAGCGACCAAGGCGCAGTGGCTCGCCAGGGTGCGTGCGGCGCTGTCCCAGACCGCCGGCATGCGGGTGGACGTCGTGCACCTGTTGGCCGACGAGGACCGCGTCGTGGTGCACTCACGTCGTTGGCTGCCCGACACGGGGCCGGAACTCGTCGTCGTCGACGTCCTGCGTGTCGCCGACGGGTTGATCACCGAGGTGTGGGAGGTCATCGAACCGGCGGCCGACGCGGCCGCCAACACCCTGTGGTGGGCGACCGCCCGGCAGCCGCAACCGGTCGGGGACGCGGCGGCGACCGACGGGACATGA
- a CDS encoding helix-turn-helix transcriptional regulator: MTVSTVGELLRQWRKRRRLSQLDLAIAAEVSARHVSLVETGKSRPSADMILRLADHLHVPLRDRNRLLLAAGFAPRYAHRPLDDAALSSALDAVRRVLRAHEPYPALVFDRSWNIVMTNSAVDPFFAHVAPELLRPPVNLLRLGLDPRGLASLVVNLADVRAVFRDRISRQLATTADEDLAALYDELLAPSADEPVGQRVDADVVIPMILRVDGRELRLFSTITTFGTPLDITVDEISVESYYPADARTAAYFTRWGPARSMTGPGPTVRQRVSRWSG, translated from the coding sequence ATGACCGTGTCGACGGTCGGGGAACTCCTGCGCCAGTGGCGCAAGCGCCGGAGGCTGAGCCAACTCGACCTGGCGATCGCCGCGGAGGTCTCGGCCCGCCACGTCAGCCTGGTCGAGACCGGCAAGTCCCGACCGAGCGCCGACATGATCCTCCGACTGGCCGACCATCTGCACGTGCCGCTGCGCGACCGCAACCGGTTGTTGCTCGCCGCCGGGTTCGCGCCCCGGTACGCGCACCGCCCACTCGACGACGCCGCGCTGTCCAGTGCCCTCGACGCGGTCCGCAGGGTGCTCCGGGCGCACGAGCCGTACCCGGCGCTGGTCTTCGACCGGTCGTGGAACATCGTCATGACCAACAGCGCGGTCGACCCGTTCTTCGCGCACGTCGCGCCCGAGCTGTTACGGCCACCGGTGAATCTGCTGCGGTTGGGTCTGGACCCGCGCGGGCTCGCCTCGCTGGTGGTCAACCTGGCGGACGTGCGAGCGGTGTTCCGGGACCGGATCTCGCGCCAGCTCGCCACCACCGCCGACGAGGACCTCGCCGCGCTCTACGACGAGCTGCTGGCGCCGTCGGCCGACGAACCGGTGGGCCAACGGGTCGACGCCGACGTGGTGATCCCGATGATCCTGCGGGTCGACGGTCGGGAGCTGCGGCTGTTCTCGACCATCACCACCTTCGGCACGCCGCTCGACATCACTGTCGACGAGATCTCGGTGGAGTCGTACTACCCGGCGGACGCGCGGACCGCCGCCTACTTCACGCGGTGGGGCCCGGCCCGGTCGATGACCGGGCCGGGCCCCACCGTCCGTCAGCGCGTCAGCCGGTGGTCAGGATGA
- a CDS encoding PQQ-dependent sugar dehydrogenase, whose product MSSYPRRWPRALFAAVLTVASAALAVAAPSTAQAVVIPASDYQQVKLATGSAELGEAMSLAVLPNRSVLHTARNGVLRVTDVAGNTKVSGTLSVYTHDEEGLQGVAVDPNFATNRWIYLYYSPTLSTPSGDAPTTGSQSDWDRWKGHLRLSRFTLNSDDTLNTGSEKIMLQVANDRGQCCHVGGDLDFDAAGNLYLTTGDDTNPFESSGYAPLDERTNRNPQFDAQRTSANTNDLRGKLLRIKPQADGTYTIPSGNLFAPGTANTRPEIYAMGLRNPFRMSVDKATGVVYIGDYGPDAGSTNSSRGPQGQVEFNRITAPGNFGWPYCTGSNTSTETYNEYTFPSGPSQSKYNCSGGPTNNSFRNTGLTTLPAAKPAWIKYAGDSGSPSEFGSGSESPMAGPVYRYDASLNSSIKFPSSLNGLFFAGEYGRRWIKPIAVNADGSRGEISTFPWSGTQVMDMAFGPDGALYVLDYGTGSNNQALFRIEYIGGGNRNPIAVASANPTSGANPLTVNFSSAGSSDPEGGALSYLWTFGDGTTSTAANPTKTYTTNGTYSPTLRVTDPTGLTGTASLVITVGNTAPTVTLTTPADGQLFSFGDTVSYQITVSDPQDGTIDCSKVSLTYALGHDSHAHQITSKNGCSGSITVPTDGEHDAAANIYGVFDAAYTDNGGLTTHSIKTLQPKHRQGEHFGATSGVQATDHTNAEGGRTAGFIENNDWISYQPYNLTNANRITVRASSAGAGGTIEVRTGSATGTLLGTVTVPVTGDWETFVEASGTISNPPTASTTLYLVFKGGSGYLFDVDAFTFTTGTGSTTPVSTLRAQVNNQYVSAVGSTALIANKASVGTTEQFDRVDAGNGTIALRSRANGLYVSATNAGAAALVANAAAIGSWERFQLINNSDGTVSLRATVNNQIVCAENAGAGSLIANRTSVGSWERFILTTG is encoded by the coding sequence ATGTCCTCCTATCCCCGGCGCTGGCCCCGGGCGCTCTTCGCGGCGGTCCTCACCGTCGCGAGCGCGGCCCTCGCTGTGGCTGCACCGTCCACCGCCCAGGCGGTGGTGATCCCCGCCTCCGACTACCAACAGGTCAAGCTCGCCACCGGCTCGGCCGAGCTGGGCGAGGCCATGTCCCTGGCCGTCCTGCCCAACCGCTCGGTGCTGCACACCGCCCGCAACGGCGTCCTGCGCGTGACCGACGTGGCCGGCAACACCAAGGTCTCCGGCACCCTGTCGGTCTACACCCACGACGAGGAGGGGTTGCAGGGCGTCGCCGTCGACCCCAACTTCGCCACCAACCGGTGGATCTACCTGTACTACTCGCCCACGTTGAGCACCCCGTCCGGGGACGCGCCGACCACCGGCTCGCAGTCCGACTGGGACCGGTGGAAGGGGCACCTGCGGCTGTCGCGGTTCACCCTGAACTCCGACGACACGCTCAACACCGGCAGCGAGAAGATCATGCTCCAGGTCGCCAACGACCGGGGGCAGTGCTGCCACGTCGGTGGTGACCTGGACTTCGACGCCGCCGGCAACCTGTACCTGACCACCGGCGACGACACGAACCCGTTCGAGTCCTCCGGCTACGCGCCGCTGGACGAGCGGACCAACCGCAACCCGCAGTTCGACGCCCAGCGCACCTCGGCCAACACGAACGACCTGCGCGGCAAGCTGCTGCGGATCAAGCCGCAGGCGGACGGCACGTACACCATCCCGTCGGGCAACCTGTTCGCCCCCGGCACCGCCAACACCCGTCCGGAGATCTACGCGATGGGCCTGCGTAACCCGTTCCGGATGAGCGTCGACAAGGCGACCGGCGTGGTCTACATCGGTGACTACGGTCCGGACGCGGGCAGCACGAACTCCAGCCGGGGCCCGCAGGGTCAGGTGGAGTTCAACCGGATCACCGCGCCGGGCAACTTCGGCTGGCCGTACTGCACGGGCAGCAACACCAGCACGGAAACATACAATGAATACACCTTCCCGTCCGGGCCGTCGCAGTCGAAGTACAACTGCTCCGGCGGGCCGACGAACAACTCGTTCCGCAACACCGGGCTCACCACGCTGCCCGCGGCCAAGCCGGCCTGGATCAAGTACGCCGGCGACTCCGGGTCACCGTCGGAGTTCGGCAGCGGCTCCGAGTCGCCGATGGCCGGGCCGGTGTACCGCTACGACGCCTCGCTCAACTCGAGCATCAAGTTCCCGTCGTCGCTGAACGGCCTCTTCTTCGCCGGCGAGTACGGCCGGCGTTGGATCAAGCCGATCGCTGTCAACGCCGACGGCTCGCGCGGGGAGATCTCCACCTTCCCGTGGAGCGGCACGCAGGTCATGGACATGGCCTTCGGCCCGGACGGCGCGCTGTACGTGCTCGACTACGGCACCGGCTCGAACAACCAGGCGCTGTTCCGGATCGAGTACATCGGTGGCGGCAACCGCAACCCCATCGCCGTCGCCTCGGCGAACCCGACCTCGGGGGCGAACCCGCTGACCGTCAACTTCTCGTCAGCCGGCAGCTCCGACCCGGAGGGTGGCGCGCTGAGCTACCTGTGGACGTTCGGCGACGGCACCACGTCCACGGCGGCGAACCCCACGAAGACGTACACCACGAACGGCACCTACTCCCCCACGTTGCGGGTCACCGACCCGACCGGACTGACCGGCACGGCCAGCCTGGTCATCACCGTCGGCAACACGGCTCCGACGGTGACGCTCACGACCCCCGCCGACGGGCAGCTGTTCAGCTTCGGTGACACGGTGTCGTACCAGATCACCGTGAGCGACCCGCAGGACGGCACCATCGACTGCTCGAAGGTGAGCCTGACCTACGCGCTGGGCCACGACAGCCACGCCCACCAGATCACCTCGAAGAACGGGTGCAGCGGCTCGATCACCGTCCCGACCGACGGGGAGCACGACGCCGCGGCGAACATCTACGGGGTCTTCGACGCCGCGTACACCGACAACGGTGGGCTCACCACACACAGCATCAAGACGCTGCAACCGAAGCACCGTCAGGGTGAGCACTTCGGCGCCACCTCCGGCGTGCAGGCCACCGACCACACCAACGCCGAGGGTGGTCGCACCGCCGGGTTCATCGAGAACAACGACTGGATCTCCTACCAGCCGTACAACCTGACCAACGCCAACCGCATCACCGTACGGGCGTCGTCGGCCGGCGCCGGCGGCACCATCGAGGTGCGGACCGGCTCGGCCACCGGCACCCTGCTGGGCACCGTCACGGTGCCGGTGACCGGCGACTGGGAGACCTTCGTCGAGGCGTCCGGCACGATCAGCAACCCGCCCACCGCGTCGACGACGCTGTACCTGGTGTTCAAGGGTGGGTCCGGCTACCTGTTCGACGTCGACGCGTTCACCTTCACCACCGGCACCGGCAGCACCACGCCGGTGAGCACGCTGCGGGCGCAGGTGAACAACCAGTACGTGTCGGCGGTCGGCAGCACCGCGCTGATCGCCAACAAGGCCAGTGTCGGCACGACCGAGCAGTTCGACAGGGTGGACGCCGGCAACGGCACCATCGCCCTGCGGTCGCGTGCCAACGGGCTCTACGTCTCGGCCACGAACGCGGGCGCCGCAGCGTTGGTCGCCAACGCCGCGGCGATCGGATCGTGGGAGAGGTTCCAGCTCATCAACAACTCGGATGGGACGGTGAGCCTGCGCGCCACCGTCAACAACCAGATCGTGTGCGCCGAGAACGCCGGTGCGGGATCGTTGATCGCCAACCGGACATCGGTCGGGTCGTGGGAGAGGTTCATCCTGACCACCGGCTGA
- a CDS encoding ThuA domain-containing protein, with protein MLTGLVALPTPASAAPLTKVLVFSKTAGFRHSSIPNGIAAIQQLGSANGFTVTATEDANQFTTSNLAQYQAVVFLSTTGDVLNSSQQTAFESYIAAGGGYVGVHAAADTEYDWAWYGGLVGAYFSSHPAIQNATVRIEDQTNPSTAHLPATWVRSDEWYNYRTNPRSSARVLANLDESSYSGGSMSGDHPITWCKAYGGGRAWYTGLGHTEASYTDPNFTRMLLGGLQVAAGSVTADCSPRTTTPPPTATGSTLRARANNQFVSAPNSTTALIANKTTAGTSERFDLVNLANGNVALRAKSNGQYVAAENAGAAALIANRATAGSWETFQLVRNSDGTVSLRATVNSRYVAADNGGSSPLIANRTSIGQWEKFDLVTN; from the coding sequence ATGCTGACCGGCCTGGTCGCCCTGCCGACCCCCGCATCGGCGGCGCCGCTGACCAAGGTCCTGGTGTTCAGCAAGACCGCGGGCTTCCGCCACTCGTCCATCCCGAACGGCATCGCCGCGATCCAGCAGCTCGGCTCGGCCAACGGCTTCACCGTCACCGCCACCGAGGACGCCAACCAGTTCACCACCTCCAACCTGGCCCAGTACCAGGCGGTGGTCTTCCTCTCGACTACCGGCGACGTGCTCAACTCCAGCCAGCAGACGGCCTTCGAGTCGTACATCGCCGCCGGCGGCGGCTACGTCGGCGTGCACGCCGCCGCCGACACCGAGTACGACTGGGCGTGGTACGGCGGCCTAGTCGGGGCGTACTTCAGCTCGCACCCGGCGATCCAGAACGCGACAGTGCGCATCGAGGACCAGACCAACCCGTCGACCGCCCACCTTCCGGCGACCTGGGTGCGCTCCGACGAGTGGTACAACTACCGCACCAACCCCCGCTCGAGCGCGCGGGTGCTGGCCAACCTCGACGAGTCGTCCTACAGCGGCGGCAGCATGAGCGGCGACCACCCGATCACCTGGTGCAAGGCGTACGGCGGCGGTCGCGCCTGGTACACCGGTCTCGGGCACACCGAGGCGTCGTACACCGACCCGAACTTCACCCGGATGCTGCTCGGCGGCCTCCAGGTCGCCGCGGGCTCGGTGACCGCCGACTGCTCGCCGCGCACGACCACCCCGCCGCCCACCGCCACCGGCTCCACCCTGCGGGCCCGGGCCAACAACCAGTTCGTCAGCGCCCCCAACTCCACCACCGCGCTGATCGCGAACAAGACGACCGCCGGCACCAGCGAGCGGTTCGACCTGGTCAACCTCGCCAACGGCAACGTGGCGCTGCGCGCCAAGAGCAACGGGCAGTACGTCGCCGCCGAGAACGCCGGCGCCGCCGCGCTGATCGCCAACCGCGCCACCGCGGGCTCCTGGGAGACGTTCCAGCTGGTCCGCAACTCCGACGGCACGGTGAGCCTGCGGGCCACCGTGAACAGCCGGTACGTCGCCGCTGACAACGGGGGCTCCTCCCCGCTGATCGCCAACCGGACCTCCATCGGGCAGTGGGAGAAGTTCGACCTCGTCACCAACTGA
- the mug gene encoding G/U mismatch-specific DNA glycosylase — translation MDADRGWPTRRPTREEIAAAAGRGLPDVIGPDLRVLFCGFNPGLYSAAVGLPFARRGSRFWPALHGAGFTDRQLRPWEHAELLRQGLGLTSLSNRATARADELTSEELVAGVTGLAVKAERYRPRWVAILGVTAYRIAFAQPTAGLGPRPERLGAARVWVLPNPSGLNAHFPLPALTAEFARLRRELDG, via the coding sequence ATGGACGCGGACCGTGGCTGGCCGACGCGGCGGCCGACCCGCGAGGAGATCGCGGCAGCCGCCGGTCGGGGCCTGCCGGACGTGATCGGCCCCGACCTGCGGGTGCTGTTCTGCGGCTTCAACCCGGGTCTCTACTCGGCCGCCGTGGGGCTGCCCTTCGCGCGCCGGGGCAGCCGTTTCTGGCCGGCCCTGCACGGCGCCGGTTTCACCGACCGGCAACTGCGCCCGTGGGAGCATGCCGAGTTGCTGCGGCAGGGGCTGGGCCTCACCAGCCTGAGCAACCGGGCCACCGCCCGCGCCGACGAGTTGACGTCGGAGGAGTTGGTGGCCGGGGTGACCGGGCTGGCGGTGAAGGCCGAGCGGTACCGGCCGCGGTGGGTGGCGATCCTCGGGGTGACCGCGTACCGGATCGCCTTCGCCCAGCCGACGGCCGGGCTGGGCCCACGGCCGGAGCGGCTGGGGGCGGCCCGGGTCTGGGTGCTGCCCAACCCCAGCGGCCTGAACGCGCACTTCCCGCTGCCCGCGTTGACCGCCGAGTTCGCCCGACTGCGGCGGGAGTTGGACGGCTAA
- a CDS encoding SRPBCC family protein translates to MTRTPAGRLLRTDTGHDLVLTRTFRAPATDVWASLTEPERTARWFGPWEGEAGPGRTIRVQMAYEEQQPWCDVHIDACEPHRRLAVSMVDDHGSWLLELTLTEAAGATELRFTQHLDSVEGIAEMGAGWEYYLDLLVASRDGSPRPEFDDYYPTMRPYYQELVATAR, encoded by the coding sequence ATGACCCGCACACCCGCCGGACGCCTGCTCCGCACCGACACCGGGCACGACCTCGTGCTCACCCGGACGTTCCGCGCCCCGGCGACGGACGTCTGGGCCAGCCTGACCGAGCCCGAGCGCACGGCCCGCTGGTTCGGCCCGTGGGAGGGCGAGGCCGGGCCCGGCCGCACCATCCGGGTCCAGATGGCGTACGAGGAGCAGCAGCCCTGGTGCGACGTCCACATCGACGCGTGCGAGCCGCACCGACGTCTCGCCGTGTCGATGGTCGACGACCACGGCAGCTGGCTGCTGGAGCTGACCCTGACCGAGGCCGCCGGCGCCACCGAGCTGCGGTTCACCCAGCACCTGGACAGCGTGGAGGGCATCGCCGAGATGGGTGCCGGTTGGGAGTACTACCTGGACCTGCTGGTCGCCTCCCGGGACGGCTCGCCCCGCCCCGAGTTCGACGACTACTACCCCACCATGCGGCCTTATTACCAGGAGCTGGTCGCCACCGCGCGTTAG
- a CDS encoding metalloregulator ArsR/SmtB family transcription factor, giving the protein MDEVAVAVADPVRRHILTLLRDEPLTAGEIARRFTISRPAISRHLRVLRESGLVRDEVVGRQRIYRLDPAPLAPLVGWLTGLAGTDRWARHLDALETEIYRTRRERRDRAPAAHRRDQTA; this is encoded by the coding sequence GTGGACGAGGTAGCCGTCGCCGTCGCGGACCCGGTGCGGCGGCACATCCTGACCCTGCTCCGCGACGAGCCGTTGACCGCCGGCGAGATCGCCAGGCGGTTCACGATCAGCAGGCCCGCCATCAGCCGCCACCTGCGGGTGCTGCGCGAGAGCGGCCTGGTCCGCGACGAGGTGGTGGGCCGGCAACGGATCTACCGCCTCGACCCGGCGCCGCTGGCTCCGCTGGTCGGCTGGCTCACCGGGCTCGCCGGCACCGACCGGTGGGCGCGGCACCTCGACGCGCTGGAGACCGAGATCTACCGCACCCGCCGGGAGCGGCGCGACCGCGCCCCGGCGGCACACCGAAGGGATCAGACAGCATGA